One part of the Solanum dulcamara chromosome 8, daSolDulc1.2, whole genome shotgun sequence genome encodes these proteins:
- the LOC129901193 gene encoding TMV resistance protein N-like: MVPIGSDQHVCKWSKAFRNMPCLRLLIVKGQEVRHHDVICDPIECLPGNLKWLEWSYYSFESLPAYYEPGNLVGLHMTFSSLVEIFKEPKAFVKLTVLNLSFSRNLIRTPNFSDIPNLQRIILKSCVCLVEVHPSIGHLRKVIFLNMENCESLKSLPSSIQMESLESFNLSGCEKLENFPEIQGNMELLSELLLAHTAIWELPSSVGQLSGISLLDLRSCKNLVRLPASVSEMRKLKILSVKGCSRLANFPENLGDLNQMEELYAGNTAIWQLPDSIGNLSKLKVLSLRSGRKVKHQTGDSLMLPSSWEFHCLKELKSLDLSGCNLSDNHTAALMNLPSLLELNLSRNKFISIPDIISRLSQLRYLNITQCQELKKLPKLSPSIEELYAEDFLAKQSIAKLQMYQRLSLVSFTNYSFDQQSYTEESNGSSVLDEILGLFLSSNMDYVVHPSLNSDHRVTCSIVFPERVIPRWFKHQSVDEKILFKFSINWYNDKFKGFALYCVTLMGAGVFSPEPGLSEKYDYAFIKAKLICDDHLEDLKVLEKECKVGTASRTYAWYVCFVYIPLSASLQVSDTDVGNIKY, encoded by the exons ATGGTACCAATTGGCTCAGACCAACATGTATGCAAGTGGAGCAAAGCTTTCAGAAACATGCCTTGTCTTAGGTTACTCATTGTCAAAGGGCAGGAGGTCCGGCATCATGACGTTATTTGTGACCCTATTGAGTGTCTCCCCGGTAACTTGAAATGGCTTGAGTGGTCATACTACAGTTTTGAATCTTTACCAGCATATTATGAACCAGGAAACCTTGTTGGGCTCCACATGACTTTTAGTTCTCTTGTTGAAATTTTCAAGGAGCCAAAG GCATTTGTTAAGTTGACAGTCCTCAATTTAAGTTTTTCTAGAAATTTAATCCGAACGCCCAATTTTTCGGATATTCCAAACCTGCAGAGGATTATTCTGAAAAGCTGCGTATGCTTGGTAGAAGTTCATCCATCCATTGGCCATCTCAGAAAGGTTATCTTTTTGAATATGGAAAACTGCGAAAGTCTCAAATCTTTACCAAGCAGTATTCAAATGGAATCTCTTGAAAGCTTCAATCTCTCAGGTTGTGAGAAGTTAGAAAATTTTCCAGAAATTCAGGGAAATATGGAATTGCTATCAGAGCTCCTTTTGGCACATACTGCAATATGGGAACTTCCCTCATCAGTTGGACAGCTCAGTGGCATCAGCTTGCTCGATTTGCGTTCATGTAAAAACCTTGTAAGACTCCCAGCCAGTGTCTCTGAGATGAGAAAACTGAAAATTTTGAGTGTGAAAGGCTGCTCAAGACTTGCAAACTTTCCTGAAAATTTAGGTGATCTAAACCAGATGGAGGAGCTCTATGCTGGTAACACTGCCATTTGGCAACTACCAGATTCTATTGGAAACTTGAGCAAACTTAAAGTCCTATCGTTAAGAAGTGGCCGGAAGGTAAAGCATCAAACTGGTGACAGTTTGATGTTACCCTCTTCTTGGGAGTTTCATTGTTTGAAGGAATTGAAAAGCTTAGATCTCAGTGGATGCAATTTATCTGATAACCATACTGCTGCTCTTATGAATTTGCCTTCTTTACTGGAACTGAATCTGAGCAGAAACAAGTTTATTTCAATACCTGATATCATCAGTCGACTTTCTCAGCTTCGATATCTCAACATAACACAGTGTCAGGAACTTAAGAAACTTCCCAAACTTTCTCCAAGTATAGAGGAATTATATGCAGAAGATTTTTTGGCCAAGCAAAGTATTGCAAAGCTACAAATGTACCAGAGGTTGAGTTTGGTGTCATTCACCAATTATAGTTTTGATCAACAATCTTATACAGAGGAGAGCAATGGTAGCTCAGTTTTGGATGAGATTCTCGGTTTGTTTCTCTCAAGCAATATGGATTATGTGGTCCACCCCTCTCTCAACTCCGATCACAGGGTGACTTGTTCTATTGTCTTCCCTGAACGTGTGATTCCCAGGTGGTTTAAGCATCAGAGTGTTGATGAAAAGATCTTGTTCAAATTTTCCATTAATTGGTATAATGACAAGTTCAAGGGCTTTGCATTATACTGTGTGACTCTCATGGGAGCAGGTGTCTTCAGTCCTGAACCAGGACTATCTGAGAAGTATGACTATGCTTTCATCAAAGCCAAATTGATATGCGATGATCATTTAGAAGACCTTAAAGTTCTAGAGAAAGAATGTAAAGTGGGCACAGCATCTAGAACGTATGCCTGGTATGTTTGCTTTGTCTACATACCATTGTCTGCTTCACTGCAGGTGTCCGACACAGATGTTGGAAATATTAAGTATTAA
- the LOC129900091 gene encoding protein PHLOEM PROTEIN 2-LIKE A8-like has protein sequence MASQIQSVQKWKFDVFFNFRLQDLGTSFVAELHEHLKDMGINVFRPDIKYERVEQISTKTLEAIEESRIAITIFSKDYTSSRRCLEELTKIMECVDNKGQEFCFVFYKVDPSDYLWSTVTIEEDLKGFDLEKVQRWQD, from the coding sequence ATGGCATCCCAAATTCAATCTGTCCAAAAATGGAAATTTGATGTATTCTTTAATTTTAGATTGCAAGACTTGGGCACAAGCTTTGTTGCTGAACTTCACGAACATCTGAAAGACATGGGAATCAACGTATTCAGACCCGATATCAAGTATGAAAGAGTAGAACAAATTTCAACAAAAACCTTAGAAGCCATCGAGGAGTCAAGGATTGCCATTACCATCTTTTCCAAGGACTATACTTCATCCCGACGGTGCTTGGAAGAACTCACTAAGATCATGGAGTGCGTTGACAACAAGGGACAGGAATTCTGCTTTGTCTTCTATAAAGTTGATCCATCAGATTACTTGTGGTCAACAGTCACTATTGAGGAAGATCTAAAGGGTTTTGATTTGGAGAAGGTGCAGAGGTGGCAGGATTAA